Proteins encoded by one window of Myxococcus guangdongensis:
- a CDS encoding M23 family metallopeptidase: MAKKSFTLMVIPDHDAPVKRYTIQRSFLMQVGMGLMLVVGLGAGASIHYFQVAADASENRILRDENLTLRSQLKSVRERIEHIGSTLDRVERFDQKLRAMTLLSDPQRNLAMGPTEPEARVPTTDTQFTQLTTTETPKLLMGRLDKLSAEATRQEQSLQELQAYFQDQKSLLASTPSVWPARGWVTSDFGQRVDPYTADRVMHSGLDIAAPHGKEVYSPSDGTVVFAGLEGGYGNVIVVDHGYGIKTRYGHLAKMLVKAGDRVKRGALIAAVGNTGRSTGPHLHYEVRVNGIPQNPRKFILEE; encoded by the coding sequence GTGGCGAAAAAGTCCTTCACGTTGATGGTGATCCCGGACCACGACGCGCCGGTGAAGCGGTACACCATCCAGCGCTCGTTCCTCATGCAGGTGGGGATGGGGCTGATGTTGGTCGTGGGACTGGGCGCGGGCGCGAGCATCCACTACTTCCAGGTCGCCGCGGATGCCTCGGAGAACCGCATCCTCCGGGATGAGAACCTGACGTTGCGCTCGCAGCTCAAGTCGGTGCGTGAGCGCATCGAGCACATCGGTTCGACGCTGGACCGGGTGGAGCGTTTCGACCAGAAGCTGCGCGCGATGACGCTGCTGTCGGACCCGCAGCGCAACCTGGCGATGGGCCCCACGGAGCCGGAAGCGCGGGTGCCGACGACGGACACCCAGTTCACCCAGCTGACCACGACGGAGACGCCCAAGCTGCTGATGGGCCGGCTGGACAAGCTGAGCGCGGAGGCCACCCGTCAGGAGCAGAGCCTCCAGGAGCTGCAGGCGTACTTCCAGGACCAGAAGTCGCTGCTCGCCTCCACGCCGTCGGTGTGGCCGGCGCGCGGTTGGGTGACGAGCGACTTCGGTCAGCGCGTGGACCCGTACACGGCGGACCGGGTGATGCACTCGGGCCTCGACATCGCGGCCCCGCACGGCAAGGAAGTGTACTCGCCGTCGGACGGCACGGTGGTGTTCGCGGGCCTGGAGGGTGGCTACGGCAACGTCATCGTCGTGGACCACGGCTACGGCATCAAGACGCGCTACGGCCACCTGGCGAAGATGCTGGTGAAGGCCGGTGACCGGGTGAAGCGCGGCGCGCTCATCGCCGCGGTCGGCAACACGGGCCGCTCCACCGGACCGCACCTGCACTACGAGGTCCGCGTCAACGGCATCCCGCAGAACCCGCGCAAGTTCATCCTCGAGGAGTAG
- the pyrH gene encoding UMP kinase has protein sequence MSSDTTQPLRYKRILLKLSGEALMGEGKYGIHPPTLSAIADQVIELAQAGVEVALVIGGGNIFRGVAGATEGMDRASADYMGMLATCINSMAMQDALEKKGLHTRVLSAIKMEQIAEPYIRRRAVRHLEKGRVVIFAAGTGNPYFTTDTAASLRAMEINAQVILKATKVDGIYNADPKKDPTARRYRSLTYMDVLKQNLNVMDSTAISLCMDNKLPIIVFDLTVPGNIGRAVLGGGEIGTVVGGSETAWA, from the coding sequence ATGTCCTCCGACACGACCCAACCGCTCCGATACAAGCGCATTCTCCTCAAGCTCTCGGGCGAGGCCCTGATGGGAGAGGGGAAGTACGGCATCCACCCACCCACCCTCAGCGCCATCGCTGACCAGGTCATCGAGCTGGCGCAAGCGGGCGTGGAGGTGGCCCTGGTGATTGGCGGAGGCAACATCTTCCGCGGCGTCGCCGGGGCGACGGAGGGCATGGACCGGGCCAGCGCGGACTACATGGGCATGCTGGCCACGTGCATCAACTCCATGGCCATGCAGGACGCGCTGGAGAAGAAGGGCCTACACACGCGCGTGCTGTCCGCCATCAAGATGGAGCAGATTGCGGAGCCCTACATCCGCCGGCGCGCGGTGCGCCACCTGGAGAAGGGCCGCGTGGTGATTTTCGCCGCGGGCACGGGCAACCCGTACTTCACGACGGACACGGCCGCGTCGCTGCGCGCCATGGAAATCAACGCCCAGGTCATCCTCAAGGCGACCAAGGTGGACGGCATCTACAACGCGGACCCGAAGAAGGACCCCACCGCGCGCCGCTACCGCTCGCTGACGTACATGGATGTGTTGAAGCAGAACCTCAATGTGATGGACTCCACGGCCATCTCGCTGTGCATGGACAACAAGCTGCCCATCATCGTCTTCGACCTCACCGTGCCGGGGAACATCGGCCGCGCGGTGCTGGGCGGCGGTGAGATTGGTACCGTCGTGGGCGGCAGTGAGACGGCCTGGGCCTGA
- the recN gene encoding DNA repair protein RecN, with protein MLLGLRISNVAVIEEVEVAFGAGLTVLTGETGAGKSILVDSLGLLLGGRADADVIRAGCEEASVEGVFARTPVLGTRLEELGLPDLGDEVLVRRVLGRTGRGKVYVNGALVTVGVLGKLTRGAVDLAGQHEHVSLFDSGLHRVLLDRYGEMEAPLATYFGEYQALREVDARMDALGGDEAKVRERAEFLRFQLDEISRLDPEAGEDLRLDAERKRLSSAEKLKRHGAEAELLVAGDESSALETVGRALGLVHDAVKCDATLAPVAQSLSTALSELEEAQRRLNRYVEGLESDPSRLRDVEERLDGLKRLCRKHGATLDGVLKKRGELETELGTLENRQEVLEELASERRKVEERARKAALALSRVRAKSAVEFSAQVREGLGHLAMGKAAFEVRVTPGEVLRPDGLDDVEFFFSANPGEPARPLAKVASGGEASRLLLALKRALADSDACGSYVLDEADAGVSGAIADVVGRMIKEVSGHRQVLCITHLPQVAAYADAHLLIRKAVKGERTVSQVTVLAAGSERTRELARMMSGVEVTREALGAAEALVRSAHRSLGAPRTRRESGPEGAPRGRLRRTA; from the coding sequence GTGCTGCTGGGTCTGCGGATTTCGAACGTGGCGGTGATCGAGGAGGTGGAGGTGGCGTTCGGAGCCGGCCTCACCGTCCTCACGGGTGAGACAGGTGCGGGCAAGTCCATCCTCGTGGATTCATTGGGCTTGCTGCTGGGAGGGCGGGCGGACGCGGATGTCATCCGCGCCGGCTGCGAGGAGGCGTCCGTGGAGGGCGTCTTCGCGCGGACACCCGTCCTGGGCACACGCCTGGAGGAACTGGGCCTGCCGGACCTCGGCGACGAGGTGCTGGTGCGCCGGGTGCTGGGGCGCACCGGAAGGGGCAAGGTCTACGTCAACGGCGCGCTGGTGACGGTGGGCGTGCTCGGGAAGCTGACGCGGGGGGCGGTGGACCTCGCCGGGCAGCACGAGCACGTGAGCCTCTTCGACTCCGGCCTGCACCGGGTGCTCCTGGACAGGTACGGGGAGATGGAGGCGCCGCTGGCGACCTACTTCGGGGAGTACCAGGCGCTGCGGGAGGTGGACGCGCGCATGGACGCCCTGGGCGGGGACGAGGCGAAGGTGCGCGAGCGCGCGGAGTTCCTGCGCTTCCAGCTCGACGAAATCTCGCGCCTGGACCCGGAGGCGGGCGAGGACCTGCGGCTGGACGCCGAGCGCAAGCGCCTGTCGAGCGCGGAGAAGCTCAAGCGCCATGGCGCGGAGGCGGAGCTGCTGGTGGCTGGCGACGAGTCCTCGGCGCTGGAGACGGTGGGCCGCGCGCTGGGCCTGGTGCACGACGCGGTGAAGTGCGACGCGACGCTGGCGCCCGTGGCGCAGTCGTTGAGCACCGCGTTGTCGGAGCTGGAGGAGGCGCAGCGGCGGCTCAACCGGTACGTGGAGGGGCTGGAGTCGGACCCGTCGCGCCTGCGGGACGTCGAGGAGCGGCTGGATGGCCTGAAGCGGCTGTGCCGCAAGCACGGCGCCACGCTGGACGGCGTGCTCAAGAAGCGCGGCGAACTCGAGACCGAGCTGGGCACGCTGGAGAACCGCCAGGAGGTGCTCGAGGAACTGGCCTCGGAGCGCCGCAAGGTGGAGGAGCGCGCTCGCAAGGCGGCCCTGGCCCTGTCCCGGGTCCGCGCGAAGAGCGCGGTGGAGTTCTCCGCCCAGGTGCGCGAGGGCCTGGGGCACCTGGCCATGGGCAAGGCGGCCTTCGAGGTGCGCGTGACGCCCGGAGAGGTGCTGCGTCCGGACGGCCTGGACGACGTGGAGTTCTTCTTCAGCGCGAACCCCGGTGAGCCGGCGCGGCCCCTGGCGAAGGTGGCCTCGGGCGGCGAGGCGAGCCGACTGCTCCTGGCCCTGAAGCGGGCGCTGGCGGACAGCGACGCGTGCGGCTCGTACGTGCTGGACGAGGCGGACGCGGGCGTCAGCGGCGCGATTGCCGACGTCGTCGGACGGATGATCAAGGAGGTGAGCGGCCACCGTCAGGTGCTCTGCATCACCCACTTGCCCCAGGTGGCGGCCTACGCGGACGCGCACCTGCTCATCCGCAAGGCGGTGAAGGGCGAGCGCACCGTCTCCCAGGTGACGGTGCTGGCGGCGGGGAGCGAACGGACGCGGGAGCTGGCCCGGATGATGTCCGGCGTGGAGGTGACGCGCGAGGCGCTGGGAGCAGCCGAGGCCCTGGTGCGCTCGGCCCACCGTTCCCTGGGGGCGCCCAGGACCCGCCGGGAGTCCGGACCCGAGGGAGCACCCCGGGGACGCCTCCGGCGGACGGCTTGA
- the rlmM gene encoding 23S rRNA (cytidine(2498)-2'-O)-methyltransferase RlmM, protein MPAQTQPPVAGRWLWTCRAGFEAHLFEELAWAEAAPRLLGDALVESERSPSPPPAFARAGYQVVVSLPPGAPEVLAEAAARAIGVLPGAGPWVLQSFTPDSPRGNPLAALAEALEAAVKARLPSERLLEDGARAKEAGARLVALCVAPDGVTMVGSVFAREALSLAPGGRQRMRREVESPSRAAMKLEEALAGLAFEPGRGDVCVDLGAAPGGWTQRLVARGAKVVAVDPAKLMPELASHGRVKHVQQSAFAYAPEEPADWLFCDMAWRPLEVAQLLAKWGRRGWASHLVANIKLPMKDKNPVLVRVRHTLVEEGGWEGLTVRQLYHDRDEVTVTAHRLR, encoded by the coding sequence ATGCCCGCACAGACACAGCCGCCGGTTGCCGGGCGCTGGCTGTGGACGTGCCGGGCGGGCTTCGAGGCGCACCTCTTCGAGGAGCTTGCCTGGGCGGAAGCGGCGCCCCGGCTGCTGGGAGACGCCCTGGTGGAGAGCGAGCGCAGCCCGAGCCCTCCTCCGGCCTTCGCGCGGGCCGGCTACCAGGTGGTCGTCTCCCTGCCCCCTGGCGCGCCCGAGGTCCTGGCGGAGGCGGCGGCCCGGGCCATCGGCGTGCTTCCTGGCGCGGGCCCCTGGGTCCTCCAGTCCTTCACGCCCGACAGCCCCCGGGGCAATCCCCTGGCAGCCCTGGCGGAGGCCCTGGAGGCGGCGGTGAAGGCGCGGCTCCCCTCGGAGCGGCTGCTCGAGGACGGGGCCCGGGCGAAGGAGGCGGGCGCGCGGCTCGTCGCGCTCTGCGTCGCTCCGGACGGGGTGACGATGGTGGGCAGCGTCTTCGCGCGGGAGGCCCTGTCGCTGGCCCCCGGTGGACGTCAGCGCATGCGCCGCGAGGTCGAGTCCCCCTCCCGTGCGGCCATGAAGCTGGAGGAGGCCCTGGCCGGGCTGGCCTTCGAGCCCGGGCGCGGAGACGTCTGCGTGGACCTGGGCGCGGCGCCGGGTGGGTGGACGCAGCGGCTGGTGGCGCGGGGCGCGAAGGTGGTGGCGGTGGACCCGGCGAAGCTGATGCCGGAGCTGGCCTCCCACGGCCGGGTGAAGCACGTGCAGCAGAGCGCCTTCGCCTACGCGCCCGAGGAGCCCGCCGACTGGCTCTTCTGCGACATGGCCTGGCGCCCGCTGGAGGTGGCGCAGCTGCTCGCCAAGTGGGGGCGCCGGGGCTGGGCCAGCCATCTGGTGGCCAACATCAAGCTGCCCATGAAGGACAAGAACCCGGTCCTCGTGCGCGTGCGGCACACGCTCGTCGAGGAGGGCGGCTGGGAGGGCCTCACCGTCCGCCAGCTCTACCATGATCGGGACGAGGTGACGGTGACGGCCCACCGGCTTCGCTGA
- a CDS encoding nucleotidyl cyclase domain-containing protein produces the protein MPYPLDDATATALIALYPWVLTRSPQAPVQAAVEALLQAEQARRGHPDAKTGAFQVPALTQGSLLKEEYDLSTHAHHDGWRVGAVIADVKGMISHNARFGFAVGDAILRATVESLAAQYPGAKVVRLHPDAFAALLVPTSQLTVKEDLAGPTHERLVQDVRRVLPEGTPDAEVPAWTVSLLEVTVDAPSHWQVLGPLIWAELERAHVMQRSGRADGLQRRRLRLDASIPGQATFL, from the coding sequence ATGCCCTATCCGCTCGACGACGCCACCGCCACCGCCCTCATCGCCCTCTACCCCTGGGTGCTGACCCGCTCTCCCCAGGCGCCCGTGCAGGCCGCCGTCGAGGCGCTCCTCCAGGCCGAGCAGGCCCGACGCGGTCACCCCGACGCGAAGACGGGCGCGTTCCAGGTGCCCGCCCTCACCCAGGGCAGCCTCCTGAAGGAGGAGTACGACTTGTCCACCCACGCCCACCACGACGGCTGGCGCGTGGGGGCCGTCATCGCCGACGTGAAGGGGATGATTTCGCACAACGCGCGCTTCGGCTTCGCTGTCGGCGACGCGATTCTGCGCGCGACGGTGGAGTCGCTCGCCGCCCAGTACCCGGGCGCCAAGGTGGTTCGACTGCACCCGGATGCCTTCGCCGCGCTGCTCGTCCCCACCTCGCAGCTCACCGTGAAGGAGGACCTGGCGGGGCCCACCCACGAGCGCCTGGTCCAGGATGTCCGCCGCGTGCTGCCCGAAGGCACGCCCGACGCGGAGGTGCCGGCCTGGACGGTGAGCCTGCTGGAGGTGACGGTGGACGCGCCCTCGCACTGGCAGGTGCTCGGGCCCCTCATCTGGGCCGAGCTGGAGCGCGCGCACGTCATGCAGCGCAGCGGTCGGGCCGATGGGCTCCAGCGCCGACGGCTGCGCCTGGACGCCTCCATCCCCGGGCAGGCGACGTTCCTCTGA
- the secA gene encoding preprotein translocase subunit SecA, whose protein sequence is MIEWTLKKLIGTKNERELKKAREKVIRINELESRMRALKDEDFPAETARLKQEIQNGRPLDSMLFEAFALIREGSRRVIGQRHYDVQLIGGMFLHEGCIAEMRTGEGKTLTATLPSYLNALSGRGVHVVTVNDYLARRDAEWMGRVYKFMGMTTGCVLHELSDKQRQEAYRSDITYGQNNEFGFDYLRDNMKFRLQDYVQRELNYAIVDEVDSILIDEARTPLIISGPTEDSTDKYYRVDQVIPGLVPDQDFTLDEKHRSVSLTDDGIDKLQKRLNVSNLYDPGEIETLHHVEQGLRAHTLYKRDKDYVVKDGEVVIVDEFTGRQMPGRRWSDGLHQAIEAKEGVKIENENQTLATVSFQNYFRMYSKLSGMTGTADTEAEEFAKIYSLDVRVIPTNRANIRKDQQDVVYKTEREKFEAVAAQIEELHKVGQPVLVGTVSIAKSEVVSSFLKKRGVPHNVLNAKQHQREADIVAQAGRKGAVTISTNMAGRGTDILLGGNAEVLAKAAVGPAPEAPAPVAPQAPVEGAAPQPDPQTAYQQALAEWEQKLADTQVKLEAETKKEREEVMAAGGLFIIGTERHESRRVDNQLRGRAGRQGDPGGSRFFLSLEDDLMRIFGSERIQGLMERLGMEEGEVIEHIWLTRAIEGAQKRVEGHNFDIRKNLLEYDDVMNQQRRTIYKLRRQVLAAGAGLPLVEYTEDPKTRVKSRSERMVSWADFKEMVLDAVEDVIVSTVDTYAPTKSSEGWDLDALTRTVKETFDLEMSFDNVGNRDELQDHIYRAAEKVFRTRDEEFGENFLRFLQYNYLATIDRLWKEHLLGMDHLRQGIGLRGYGQKDPKQEYKREGYQGFIQTLSSIKAQFVSQLMRVQPRSATSAEEEAVRIQRQLAQQQRKAVEGRGTAEGKLDEASVAQAARPPAAQQGPRVGRNDPCPCGSGRKYKKCHGAAEANV, encoded by the coding sequence ATGATCGAATGGACGCTGAAGAAGCTCATCGGGACCAAGAATGAGCGTGAGCTCAAGAAGGCCCGCGAGAAGGTCATCCGCATCAACGAGCTGGAAAGCCGGATGCGGGCCCTCAAGGACGAGGACTTTCCTGCCGAGACGGCTCGGCTGAAGCAGGAGATCCAGAACGGACGGCCGCTCGACAGCATGCTGTTCGAAGCCTTCGCGCTCATCCGCGAGGGCTCGCGCCGGGTCATCGGCCAGCGCCACTACGACGTGCAGCTCATCGGCGGCATGTTCCTCCACGAGGGGTGCATCGCGGAGATGCGCACCGGTGAAGGCAAGACGCTGACGGCCACGCTGCCCAGCTACCTCAACGCCCTGTCCGGGCGCGGGGTGCACGTGGTGACCGTGAACGACTACCTCGCCCGCCGCGACGCGGAGTGGATGGGGCGGGTCTACAAGTTCATGGGCATGACGACCGGCTGCGTGCTCCACGAGCTGTCCGACAAGCAGCGCCAGGAGGCGTACCGCTCGGACATCACGTACGGGCAGAACAACGAGTTCGGCTTCGACTACCTGCGCGACAACATGAAGTTCCGCTTGCAGGACTACGTCCAGCGCGAGCTGAACTACGCCATCGTCGACGAGGTGGACTCCATCCTCATCGACGAGGCCCGCACGCCGCTCATCATCTCCGGTCCCACCGAGGACAGCACGGACAAGTACTACCGGGTGGACCAGGTCATCCCCGGCCTCGTCCCGGACCAGGACTTCACCCTGGATGAGAAGCACCGCTCCGTGTCGCTGACGGACGACGGCATCGACAAGCTCCAGAAGCGCCTCAACGTCTCCAACCTGTACGACCCGGGTGAGATCGAGACGCTCCACCACGTGGAGCAGGGCCTGCGCGCGCACACGCTCTACAAGCGCGACAAGGACTACGTGGTGAAGGACGGCGAGGTCGTCATCGTCGACGAGTTCACCGGCCGCCAGATGCCGGGCCGCCGCTGGTCCGACGGCCTCCACCAGGCGATTGAAGCCAAGGAGGGCGTGAAGATCGAGAACGAGAACCAGACGCTGGCGACCGTCTCGTTCCAGAACTACTTCCGCATGTACTCCAAGCTGTCCGGCATGACGGGCACCGCGGACACGGAGGCGGAGGAGTTCGCGAAGATCTACAGCCTGGACGTGCGCGTCATCCCCACCAACCGCGCCAACATCCGCAAGGACCAGCAGGACGTGGTCTACAAGACGGAGCGCGAGAAGTTCGAGGCGGTGGCCGCGCAGATCGAAGAGCTGCACAAGGTGGGGCAGCCGGTGCTCGTGGGCACGGTCTCCATCGCGAAGAGCGAGGTGGTGTCCAGCTTCCTGAAGAAGCGGGGCGTCCCCCACAACGTGCTCAACGCCAAGCAGCACCAGCGCGAGGCGGACATCGTCGCGCAGGCGGGCCGCAAGGGCGCCGTCACCATCTCCACCAACATGGCCGGCCGCGGCACGGACATCCTCCTGGGCGGCAACGCGGAGGTGCTGGCGAAGGCGGCCGTGGGCCCCGCGCCGGAGGCCCCTGCGCCCGTGGCCCCGCAGGCCCCCGTCGAGGGCGCCGCGCCCCAGCCGGACCCGCAGACCGCGTACCAGCAGGCCCTGGCCGAGTGGGAGCAGAAGCTCGCCGACACGCAGGTGAAGCTGGAGGCGGAGACCAAGAAGGAGCGCGAGGAGGTGATGGCGGCCGGCGGCCTGTTCATCATCGGCACCGAGCGCCACGAGTCGCGCCGCGTGGACAACCAGCTGCGTGGCCGCGCCGGTCGTCAGGGTGACCCGGGTGGCAGCCGGTTCTTCCTCTCCCTCGAGGATGACCTGATGCGCATCTTCGGCTCCGAGCGCATCCAGGGGCTGATGGAGCGGCTGGGCATGGAGGAGGGCGAGGTCATCGAGCACATCTGGCTCACCCGCGCCATCGAGGGGGCCCAGAAGCGCGTCGAGGGACACAACTTCGACATCCGCAAGAACCTGCTCGAGTACGACGACGTGATGAACCAGCAGCGGCGCACCATCTACAAGCTGCGTCGTCAGGTGCTGGCCGCGGGCGCGGGCCTCCCGCTCGTCGAGTACACCGAGGACCCGAAGACGCGGGTGAAGAGCCGCTCCGAGCGGATGGTGAGCTGGGCGGACTTCAAGGAGATGGTGCTGGATGCGGTGGAGGACGTCATCGTCTCCACGGTGGACACCTACGCGCCGACGAAGAGCTCGGAAGGCTGGGACCTGGACGCCCTCACCCGGACGGTGAAGGAGACGTTCGACCTGGAGATGAGCTTCGACAACGTGGGCAACCGCGACGAGCTCCAGGACCACATCTACCGGGCGGCGGAGAAGGTCTTCCGCACCCGCGACGAGGAGTTCGGCGAGAACTTCCTGCGCTTCCTCCAGTACAACTACCTGGCGACCATCGACCGGCTCTGGAAGGAGCACCTGCTGGGCATGGACCACCTGCGCCAGGGCATCGGCCTGCGTGGCTATGGCCAGAAGGACCCGAAGCAGGAGTACAAGCGCGAGGGCTACCAGGGCTTCATCCAGACCCTGTCGTCCATCAAGGCGCAGTTCGTCTCCCAGCTCATGCGCGTGCAGCCGCGCTCGGCCACCAGCGCCGAGGAAGAGGCCGTCCGCATCCAGCGGCAGCTGGCCCAGCAGCAGCGCAAGGCGGTGGAGGGTCGCGGCACGGCGGAGGGCAAGCTGGACGAGGCCTCCGTCGCCCAGGCGGCCCGTCCTCCGGCGGCCCAGCAGGGCCCCCGCGTGGGCCGCAATGATCCCTGCCCCTGCGGCAGCGGTCGCAAGTACAAGAAGTGCCATGGCGCGGCGGAGGCCAACGTCTAG
- a CDS encoding Stp1/IreP family PP2C-type Ser/Thr phosphatase, whose product MSNTAGQTAASRLKVVSAGLTDVGRKRNHNEDSFLIDDELQLYVVADGMGGHAGGGTASRIAVETIDKELRRAREGKDNPFLSVPHLQDSPIPEALRTAVERACLAIYTAAQEDPRLSGMGTTVISLVVREEHAFFAHVGDSRAYLIRGDLIQQISEDHSLVNEQIKAGMITPEEAKHSRYKNIITRSVGFEEEVQVDVMGLVSEPNDVFLLCSDGLANMLEDKEIHEVVAQAKSFEDIPKRLIDFANERGGDDNITVILVRVAA is encoded by the coding sequence GTGTCCAACACCGCAGGGCAGACCGCGGCCTCCCGCCTGAAAGTCGTTTCCGCTGGCCTGACGGACGTCGGGCGGAAGCGTAATCACAACGAGGACAGCTTCCTCATCGACGATGAGCTCCAGCTCTACGTCGTGGCGGACGGCATGGGCGGTCACGCGGGGGGTGGTACCGCGTCGCGCATCGCCGTCGAGACCATCGACAAGGAGCTGCGCCGGGCACGGGAAGGAAAGGACAACCCCTTCCTCTCCGTGCCTCACCTCCAGGACTCACCGATTCCGGAGGCGCTGCGCACGGCCGTGGAGAGGGCGTGTCTCGCCATCTACACGGCGGCGCAGGAGGACCCACGCCTGTCCGGCATGGGCACCACCGTCATCTCCCTGGTGGTCCGCGAGGAGCACGCCTTCTTCGCGCACGTGGGAGACAGCCGCGCCTACCTCATCCGGGGCGACCTCATCCAGCAGATCTCCGAGGACCACTCGCTGGTCAACGAGCAGATCAAGGCGGGGATGATTACGCCGGAGGAGGCCAAGCACTCCCGCTACAAGAACATCATCACCCGCTCCGTCGGCTTCGAGGAGGAGGTGCAGGTGGACGTCATGGGCCTCGTGTCCGAGCCCAACGACGTGTTCCTGCTGTGTTCGGACGGGTTGGCCAACATGCTCGAGGACAAGGAGATCCACGAGGTGGTGGCCCAGGCGAAGTCCTTCGAGGACATCCCCAAGCGCCTCATCGACTTCGCCAACGAGCGCGGCGGCGACGACAACATCACCGTCATCCTGGTGCGGGTCGCCGCCTGA
- the rpsB gene encoding 30S ribosomal protein S2, which yields MSIDTQETQNQQQAMAAAGGITMRQLLEAGVHFGHQTKRWNPKMKPYIFGARNGIYIIDLQKTVTMARSAFRFVADITARGGSVLFVGTKKQAQDVIREEAARAGQFFVTSRWLGGTLTNFKTIKQGIDRLKTLEKMAEDGTFERLPKKEVASLEREREKLEKNLGGVKEMSKLPRCVFIIDPKKEHIAIHEATRLGIPVIGLVDTNCDPDGIDFVIPGNDDAIRSIKLFTSKIAEACIEGAARYRASGAADRDEQEEREGRDDRRERDDRRGPRRNDRGGDRRGGDRDRGGERRGPLVEMKGAPAVAEQPAAEGGEAPAGETAAE from the coding sequence ATGTCGATCGACACGCAGGAAACGCAGAACCAGCAGCAGGCCATGGCCGCCGCCGGCGGCATCACGATGCGGCAGCTCCTGGAGGCCGGTGTTCACTTCGGCCACCAGACCAAGCGCTGGAACCCGAAGATGAAGCCGTACATCTTCGGTGCCCGCAACGGCATCTACATCATCGACCTCCAGAAGACCGTGACGATGGCCCGCTCGGCCTTCCGCTTCGTGGCGGACATCACGGCCCGCGGCGGCTCGGTGCTCTTCGTCGGCACCAAGAAGCAGGCGCAGGACGTCATCCGCGAGGAGGCCGCGCGCGCCGGTCAGTTCTTCGTCACCAGCCGCTGGCTGGGTGGCACGCTGACCAACTTCAAGACCATCAAGCAGGGCATCGACCGGCTCAAGACGCTGGAGAAGATGGCCGAGGACGGCACCTTCGAGCGCCTGCCCAAGAAGGAAGTCGCCTCGCTGGAGCGCGAGCGCGAGAAGCTCGAGAAGAACCTTGGCGGCGTGAAGGAGATGTCCAAGCTGCCCCGCTGCGTCTTCATCATCGACCCGAAGAAGGAGCACATCGCCATCCACGAGGCGACCCGTCTGGGCATCCCCGTGATTGGCCTGGTCGACACGAACTGCGATCCGGACGGCATCGACTTCGTGATTCCCGGCAACGACGACGCCATCCGCTCCATCAAGCTCTTCACGTCGAAGATCGCCGAGGCCTGCATCGAGGGCGCGGCCCGTTACCGTGCCTCCGGCGCGGCGGACCGCGACGAGCAGGAGGAGCGCGAGGGCCGTGACGACCGCCGTGAGCGTGATGACCGCCGTGGCCCGCGCCGCAATGACCGCGGCGGCGACCGCCGTGGTGGCGACCGTGACCGTGGCGGCGAGCGCCGTGGCCCCCTCGTCGAGATGAAGGGCGCGCCGGCCGTCGCCGAGCAGCCCGCGGCCGAGGGCGGCGAGGCGCCCGCGGGCGAGACGGCGGCGGAGTAA
- the tsf gene encoding translation elongation factor Ts — protein MAEVTAQMVKDLRERTGAGLMDCKKALAESGGDFAKAEEWLRKKGISRAAGKEGRVAAEGLVGTYVHGGRIGVLVEVNCETDFVARNPDFQDLVKEVAMQIAAAAPKFVRREEVPTENLEKEREIERELLKQQGKPEAMLEKILVGKMEKYYTQVCLVDQLWVKDDKKKVGDMITERAAKIGEKVSVRRFVRFEVGEGIEKKKDDLAAEVAKTLGQG, from the coding sequence ATGGCCGAAGTGACCGCCCAGATGGTGAAGGACCTCCGCGAGCGGACCGGCGCGGGCCTGATGGACTGCAAGAAGGCGCTGGCCGAGTCCGGCGGCGACTTCGCGAAGGCCGAGGAGTGGCTGCGCAAGAAGGGCATCTCCCGCGCCGCCGGCAAGGAAGGCCGCGTCGCCGCCGAAGGTCTGGTGGGCACCTACGTGCACGGCGGTCGCATCGGCGTGCTGGTGGAGGTCAACTGTGAGACCGACTTCGTCGCGCGCAACCCGGACTTCCAGGACCTGGTGAAGGAGGTGGCCATGCAGATCGCCGCCGCCGCCCCCAAGTTCGTCCGCCGCGAGGAAGTGCCCACCGAGAACCTTGAGAAGGAGCGCGAGATCGAGCGCGAGCTGCTCAAGCAGCAGGGCAAGCCCGAGGCGATGCTGGAGAAGATCCTCGTCGGGAAGATGGAGAAGTACTACACGCAGGTCTGCCTCGTGGACCAGCTGTGGGTGAAGGACGACAAGAAGAAGGTCGGCGACATGATCACCGAGCGCGCCGCGAAGATTGGCGAGAAGGTCTCCGTGCGCCGCTTCGTCCGCTTCGAGGTGGGTGAGGGCATCGAGAAGAAGAAGGACGACCTCGCCGCCGAAGTGGCCAAGACGCTGGGCCAGGGCTGA